The Coturnix japonica isolate 7356 chromosome 6, Coturnix japonica 2.1, whole genome shotgun sequence genomic sequence TGTTCAGAAGTAGTAGTGAGGGTGCAACCAGAACAGGTGGTGAAGTAGACAAAGCTATCCTATCTGAGGCAAAACTCTCTGATACTATTAGTGCTACATAACATTCCTAAAGTCTTCCCCTGTTCTTCCAGCTAGAATCTTTCATGAcagtttttctgaattttttattatttttttaattttggataATTTGAGTTTGTACTACGTCTTTGGAAGtgtaatgaaaaacaacttcaaagACAGATGCTTGATGAGAATTAGGAATAAGTACTCTCTTCTTAGGGCCACTGTGTGCATCCCATATGAAAGCATCAGCCATTTGTCTTTCAAGAAGTGGCATTACAGTATCATTTGTGTCCACATGGGGTACCTGGAGAGTCTGTTTGCAGAAATATCCTTTAAGAGATCAGCATTTGCTGAAAATGGCATTGAATCCATGCTATGATGAAGACCAATAGGCTAGGCTCAGGGAACTCAGTCCACTTCGAGCTTGAGAGTTAAGACAGCTCTGTTTTTACTAAGCGAGAGACTGTCTGCTATTGAAGTGCTGGGTCATGGTAAACTGCTGAATTAGTAAAGTTATATAGTTTGGGATGCTGGGATGTCACTTGTTTGTCACTTGAAGACTAATGTGAAGATACAGTCACAGAAGCAAGTTCTTCTGGATATGGTAGACAGATAGGTGGTTCCCAATCCTGAGCTGTagcagcctggctgcactgAGTTCTCTCACTGAATTTCTCTGATTGACATcattaataactttttttttttttttttaatgcagtggaAATTTGTTAAGTTTAGGGGaattcctttgttttgaaaaatggaCTACAAACTGGTGCTTTGCATGCAACTTGAACTGCAAAGTTGCTTTTTGAAATCCACTCCTGTCCATCCTACAAATCCAATAGACTTATGTTGAATAGttagaattttgttttaaaaatttgtTACTCAAAAGATACCCAGACAGTAAGCTGTAGTGAATCCTATTTCTCTAGTTGTGAGGAATAGCTGAGTTAGTTACACTGAAAAGTGAATTCATACTTCTAAGGACCCTAGAACTTCAGATGCTTCAGAATAGTTCTTCTAGGAACTAAAAGTAACTAGAGAAAAATTGGAGTTGTAACACATATGTAATTCCTAACAGCAAAGCTCACATCGTCTGTACCAAAGCACAAGGAAATATAGAACTCTGTCTAAGAAGTCAGGAGTAATTTCTCTTACCTCTGAAGACATGGtcaagcatttgttttttgatCATGCAAATTATTACTGCTATAAAACCAATTGCTAGAAAGGCTCCAAGAGTAACTCCTATAATAAGATACGTGAGATCTgcaaaaattgaaaacaaacctGTGAGTACACACCAATAATTAATAAATGTAACTGTGTTTCAGATATGGTGACATAAAGTTGCAAAgttaaatgtttgtttatttttcttgtttttctcttcttgagaAGGGGCTGACAGAGTTGAGCAAGACTGGTTAGCTGAGAATACTAACATGCCAGACTGCCCCTGcacagcagaagctgagcaAACCTGTTGGCTAAGGGGCTCAGTGTGGTTTTATGGTGTGTTCAGGTCTCAGCTGAGGTTTATAGCTACAACTTTGACTTTTCCCTCAATCTGGATTCCACAATCCCCACTGCCCTTCACTCTATATCTCCAGACTCATACTCCTGACTGCTCTGCATGTGAGTCCTTGctaggaagattttttttaagtgtaaacTGCAAAGCATATATTGATTCATACAATACTGTGTGTATCATAGGGGTCTGCCTCCATCTATTAGGCTCAGGGGTTGCCTGTGTGTAGGATCGTGCTACTCCTGGCTCTGGCCTCCACATGCTTGTTATATTTCCATAAACAATTTTTAAGGCAGTGGTCCCATGGCAAGACTTTTCTGTGCTAGAAGTACAAGCACATAAGCAGAGTATGATTTTCCACACGTAAAAAGTAGGTGAATTCTTCTATGTATATGATACGAAAAGGAAtatagttttggtttttttttctttcctgtctggAAGTGAAAATCTCTCCATGAACTCACCTATTTCCTCTGAGTTTCCAGAAGCACAGgcctttgctttccaaaaatctgaaacacaaatattttagcCTGTTAGGACATCAAGAAGAAATGTTCTATATCTATGTAGGCAAAACTGAGAATGTTGtatcattctgctttctttgtttggCGGCTGTGCTTTCATTCCTTCTCCAGTAAAATGAATGCTAGAAATAGGATTGCTTTTAAACTTCAAGTATAATCCTCTTCTCCCCAAAGTCACACAACCAATCGTTTTGGTCCCTTCAGAGAGTCcactttgtttgcttttcagacaGCTGAAAACCTCTCTTGAGCTGTGTGTGGGCTCTGAGAATTCTGCTATGGTGTCAGAAAAATCTGATATATTGGATGGCTCTGAACaggtttgcttttatttactggTCTAAGTCACATTTCTAATCCCAGATTTTCATAAGTTATGAACCAAACTTCAAAGTTATGAAGAGAAGCTTAAAAACGCTCTTGCATTTTAAACTAAATGTATTTTGGGAGCTGTAATTCTCAGCTGAAAGTCTTTACTGTTTTTCATAATCAAAATGTCTGGAAACATATTCTACACAGAAATAGAAcgtttttctcttcaaaaatcCCATGATGCTTTGAAATGGGAGTTGGGAGGGGTGAGGAATTTTTTTCTGGATACAACAACAAAGATGTTTATTTAATATGACCAAAATCAaagttataaagaaaaagaaatttaaataaataaaactaagaCTACACTGTAGGTGTAAAAAGCAAAACTCCTGGGTTTCCAGATTCAAAGTCAGTCTCTTTCAGTCTCTTTGCTCTTGCCTgtgaatttaattaattataaattaaaaataactttaaaaaagcCACCTTTCCACCTCCCTAATTATTCTTTGTGCTCATATGAAGAATGTTTCAAATTCAAACATAATAAAAGTTATATTGTATTACTTTTATTATCCTAATGGTCATAATACATAGACCTTAATGTATGCTTTCTAATGGAATTAAACCAGTGACAGATTATGTGTTTTATggcagaaataatattttacatggAATATTTTATGTAGGTCAGTTTAATATATTGAGATTTAATTATTAGTTTCCTTTcaaaaaagggaggggagggaaatCTCTGAAAACACTCAGGACTAAAGAGAATCATACTTCCAGTatgattttaattaatatttaatatcaTTTATTGGATGCTCCTTGAAAACCTTTTGCTTTTGAGGAGTGAGTGTTAGATGGctgtcttctgtttgctttgttttttccttaggtggaaagaaatggattgatgcagtcatagaatcattaagacttGAAAGActactgagatcatctagtaTAACCATCAGCCCATATACATGCATGTCACTGATTGATCTAAGTCCCACCTTCAGCTATGATCTCTTGGGAATGAATGCAGTCTTCAAAGGTGATAGCAGTGATTCCCAATGCTTTGCAGCACCCCAGGCCCAGTTCTAGCTTTTTGACTGGCTCTCATCTCTGGGTTCAGACTATCTCCTATTCTTTGAATAGACCCTCTGAACTTCGACAGGATTTGCTTCTGGGTCACAGAACCTTGAAGGTGAGTTTAATATCTCTATTGGAGTGATTTCTATCATTCTCAAAGGGTCTCAAGGTAACTGATGGAGCTTTCTCACCCCTCAAATGTGCCTGACTCATACATAACATGAAATTTGCACCATAATGTAGGTAGATTACTTTGTGTTAGAGACACCACTGAATTTTACTGATAATGTATGGCCAGTTTGCCTGCCTAAATCCAACCTAATCTGCAGTACTGGATACCTGGGTGGAGAGCAGAATGTCAAAGAGGTAAAAACAGCGAGTGACTTGAATTATGTCATGGTAAACCTTAATAGAATGTTCTAGGTGTAATTCTATCAATATCTGCAACTGCATGATTTTGTCTATAATAATCTGTGCTGGATATTTGGAATGAGGAATTGATTCTTGTCAAGGCAACAGTAGAAGTCCTCtgataacaaacaaaaactctgTGTGGTTGGTTGGAGATACCAACTGTGGAACTGGCTGCACCAGTCCCAATAGGCCTGGAGTTTATGGAAATATGACGGTGTTTACATGCCTGGGATGTTCTAGTATATTGATTGTGTTGATGTTGTATCTTATGGTTGAACCAGGGGCCATGGTTTTATTTGCCACCCTAGAGATAAAGCAGCCAAGCAGGTGATgaatccatatatatatatatatgtgtgtgtatgtgtgaatCTGAATCTCCTCTAAGCTGCCGTAATAAAAACATGTACCTTGTTTCTCATGATGCACAGCTCTTTCCTCACTCCCTTCTATTGCCTCCTGTTTCCATGTGACTCTTTTCCTCTGCCCTCTCAGATTTCTCCTTCTCATTGCAGCGGGTAATGGATGGCCTTGTGATACTGAAGTAGCCAAGGGTTCAGCGCCTGCCTCCTTTGGAGcagcaaaggaggaagaaggaaaatacctGGGAAGCTCAGAGGTGAGGTGGAATAAAAGGTCTCACAGTGTGTATGTGAGCAACTCCAGAGTCAAATAGGGAATGACTTCAAGAAACAAGGTGTTACTGGCAATTACTCCACTGAAAACAATTCCTGAAAATTGTTTctaatggaaatgctgagtcacagTCTGAAGCAGtaattgagcacctggtgggaaggcaggtCCAACccaagggagctcaggtgcaagcaatgaTCCTGATTGACCGAAAGCAGGTaaagccaggatccaccccttcccagacctcatttaaaagctggcagtggaggcaagggtTTCTTGGTGGAGATTCCTGAATACCTGAGACCTTCTGAAGGTAAGAagttttgggctttttttccttttgtttctgtgctaaTGGCTAATACATCTGAATGAATCCTctcttgctgcagcctaggactttgctgctctgttgtcATTGCTGCGCTTTCCATCATGTTAtagcattatttaaaaagaaatagataaatTGGCTGGTGTTTGGTACAGCAAAAATCTAAGCTGCATCTAAATTTTGTAAGGTGGACTCTGTTTGCATCTGTGCAAATAGTTTCCTTCCTCTGtccttttccacagaa encodes the following:
- the LOC107315879 gene encoding uncharacterized protein LOC107315879 isoform X5 — encoded protein: MTSLTSWIPVLMMFLLLLHFWKAKACASGNSEEIDLTYLIIGVTLGAFLAIGFIAVIICMIKKQMLDHVFRESEGKMDRRSNMGSSQNRDDTNTPEQQSTNKQ
- the LOC107315879 gene encoding uncharacterized protein LOC107315879 isoform X4; the encoded protein is MTSLTSWIPVLMMFLLLLHFWKAKACASGNSEEIDLTYLIIGVTLGAFLAIGFIAVIICMIKKQMLDHVFRGQTWDRARTEMTPTHQNSKVQISNNPFAIDSYLF